In the Leishmania mexicana MHOM/GT/2001/U1103 complete genome, chromosome 31 genome, one interval contains:
- a CDS encoding adenosine monophosphate deaminase-like protein: MESNTRVQPKKQGGATPVIERLLSHKHLPQRCSAISTSFKPSRGSRDGSGGMPGHGDDDKAQVNLRGRGALEAPDAAVAPTYHRIMIDGDEGDKDYLKCVGIMAHTIQARQTYKDTDQGQLEVPLTAEELERRYRSTAAAATSVLAGSQTASLSSPLSSRASEKPKGPLSQTDNSTAVASLMGLEFRHGIFGFEGMRTRIVPWEQYVRDIRAVYGAIENGPCLSTARMRLTSIAEKFRLYLLLNVEIEGSYDELYRDGGVYAPCTRVDNGVNMHTSVVAPVLLEYVVTTALEQPRAPLYVDLRTQQVVTLAAYLEAGGIHDPRELTVEGLGLQPTLYRNKYLPYDPFDAKLNPAGAFGATLLQALMSTDGPSHGNLCGVLLRAELEQREYQEQQMTATEMTLEICGHHPEELTRLAVWVRRQGFNKFSRNRWVLAIQRERRFTKQLGPSQLPSLCTTVGDQLRHIFYPLFMATLCPNDPQWSDVAQLLCHTGALGIRTDAVARSENFSATPVDPDALPWTNAPREDGQTAGHGGAMAHGGECSDYYFFYYVWANLASLNALRTRLGLHTLLFTPSVNEKAPAYDQLVSSFLLGDVVRDVSSLAQSWIMQFLYMYCRIGIVLSPLRDNALSTAYFDSPLVQYFRQGMRVSISTSDPLYFHHHESQPLIEEYATLSKLCSLTPMDTMELGRNSVLNSSFPPEVKQAWLGKRFSPLGAEGNDLRRCGVCDYRLQFRHEALAHEEALLNQLLAKAGIRAPGGVGSSVDGGDGDGGALSLHLIPYAQSVLVSDLVQQSRHSRRMNYTDQRIVYPRIDIYYGGHRSGLATDAVAALRQVVALRLKYVGNANRTAVAADANVHVEDVFSTTRQFDEAKWEYNTYYGVCILSQHGKTPLWPTFLPTMTEFIRDISVIRQVASSAALQRLATHRLNLLEQKFLLHLSMNISNEAGKREEKEWNNRDFFTAYKVDTNVHTDAGSNARTLLEFFVDKALNHSEDVVSERDHHPVTLKELLSEYEIDVHHITVDELNHRLNTHPDLREIFLSPFNFMQGRYFAELTKRTLDIYEEDAFSYAENRLSITGASEQEWYDLAHWFDCYGMASSRSRWMVCLPWHYRRLRRNGVLKNFGEFLDNVFHPLWEISMHPAKDTKFHYLLAHLSGFDCVSDESKINLPLTDVSPHDWNSDLNPPYSYYMYYIWANITSLNEFRASRGLSTFTLRPQCGERGSMDHLVSGFCLANSINHGVTLARHPVLEYMWYIAQVGVAMSPLSNTSGASAYLENPFPVFFHRGLNVSLATNQPLYFHFTREPLVEEYSIAAKLWKFELNDMSEIARNSVLQSGFSAAWKENALGPRYQLRSTLGNDVRRSRVSDIRVAYRYEVYHTELNFLDEQLAAASPGFAGSLSVPETAPPPAEADASQVHKNSLLGGVSRFSTDAGCEPASGAGRSLAPAASSQRMPRAMKLLEEELAICGDAWQGVASTSLLPTSATNADGSFTFPHTTNSRSVHPSGLSSSALMPTPLASRTAQLRGEIRRLDAELTRMRAVSLQVAGENNSIAVQVNALRERLQTEGLTILGGLYGSANEVEIDPSLNGESAVTGAAAVEEAEGGGGRKSL, translated from the coding sequence ATGGAGAGCAACACTCGCGTGCAGCCCAAGAAGCAAGGCGGTGCCACGCCCGTCATTgagcgcctcctctcccacaagcacctgccgcagcgctgctccgccatctccaCATCCTTCAAGCCTTCCCGAGGCAGCCGCGATGGCAGCGGAGGGATGCCGGGGcatggcgacgacgacaaggcCCAAGTGAATCTTCGTGGCAGGGGCGCGTTGGAGGCCCCCGacgccgctgtggcgcccACGTACCATCGCATCATGATCGACGGCGATGAGGGCGACAAAGACTACCTCAAATGCGTCGGCATCATGGCGCACACCATCCAGGCTCGTCAGACGTACAAGGATACGGACCAAGGGCAGCTAGAGGTACCGTTGACagcagaggagctggagaggcgttaccgcagcaccgccgctgctgctacttcGGTGTTGGCGGGGTCGCAAACTGCGTCATTGTCCTCCCCTCTTTCGTCGCGAGCCAGCGAGAAGCCGAAAGGCCCGTTGTCACAGACTGATAACTCCACAGCGGTGGCCTCGCTCATGGGGCTCGAGTTCCGCCACGGCATCTTTGGCTTTGAaggcatgcgcacgcgtaTTGTGCCATGGGAACAGTACGTGCGCGACATCCGCGCCGTCTACGGGGCCATCGAGAACGGCCCTTGTCTCTCCACCGCCCGCATGCGCCTCACCTCCATCGCCGAGAAATTCCGCCTGTACCTGTTGCTTAACGTGGAAATCGAAGGCAGCTATGATGAGCTGTAccgcgacggtggcgtctACGCCCCGTGCACGCGCGTCGACAATGGCGTGAACATGCACACGTCTGTtgtggcgccggtgctgcttgAGTACGTGgtgacgacggcgctggagcagccgCGCGCTCCCCTCTACGTCGACCTCCGCACACAGCAGGTCGTGACACTGGCTGCCTACCTTGAAGCTGGCGGTATCCACGACCCCCGCGAGCTCACGGTGGAGGGACTCGGCTTGCAACCTACACTGTACCGCAACAAGTACCTGCCATACGACCCATTCGATGCGAAGCTGAACCCCGCTGGCGCCTTTGgtgcgacgctgctgcaggcactCATGTCAACCGATGGACCGAGTCACGGCAACCTGTGCGGCGTGCTGCTccgcgccgagctggagcAACGCGAGTATCAGGAGCAGCAGATGACGGCGACCGAGATGACACTGGAGATCTGCGGGCACCACCCGGAGGAGCTCACGCGACTCgcggtgtgggtgcgtcGGCAGGGCTTCAACAAGTTTTCGCGCAATCGATGGGTGCTGGCGATTCAGCGGGAGCGCCGCTTCACGAAGCAGCTGGGGCCAAGCCagctcccctctctctgcaccACCGTTGGTGATCAGCTGCGGCACATCTTCTATCCCCTCTTCATGGCGACGCTGTGCCCAAACGATCCGCAATGGTCggatgtggcgcagctgctgtgccaCACCGGCGCCCTCGGCATTCGCACTGACGCTGTCGCGCGCTCTGAAAACTTCAGCGCCACTCCTGTGGACCCGGACGCGCTTCCGTGGACCAACGCACCACGTGAGGATGGGCAGACCGCCGGCCACGGAGGTGCGATGGCGCACGGTGGTGAGTGCAGCGACTACTACTTCTTTTACTACGTCTGGGCTAATCTGGCGTCACTgaacgcgctgcgcacgcgcctcgGCCTCCACACACTGCTCTTCACGCCCTCCGTAAATGAGAAGGCGCCGGCGTACGATCAGCTTGTCAGCTCCTTCCTGCTCGGCGACGTTGTGCGCGACGTGAGCTCACTCGCGCAAAGCTGGATTATGCAGTTCCTGTACATGTACTGCCGCATCGGCATCGTACTCTCTCCTTTGCGCGACAACGCGCTCAGCACCGCGTACTTTGACAGTCCGCTCGTGCAGTATTTCCGCCAAGGGATGCGGGTATCGATCAGCACGTCCGACCCGCTGTacttccaccaccacgagTCGCAGCCGCTTATCGAGGAGTATGCGACGCTGAGCAAGCTGTGCTCGCTGACGCCGATGGACACGATGGAGCTGGGGCGCAACAGCGTGCTGAATAGCAGCTTCCCGCCGGAGGTGAAGCAGGCTTGGCTGGGCAAGCGCTTTTCTCCGCTAGGGGCGGAGGGCAACGAcctgcgtcgctgcggcgtaTGTGACTATCGCCTGCAGTTCCGCCACGAGGCCCTCGCGCATGAGGAGGCGCTTCTAAACCAGCTCCTGGCGAAGGCCGGCATCAGGGCGCCAGGCGGCGTTGGCTCTAGCGttgacggtggcgacggcgacggcggagcCCTTTCCCTGCACCTCATCCCCTACGCACAGTCGGTGCTGGTTTCGGACCTTGTCCAGCAGTCACGCCACTCGCGCCGCATGAACTACACGGACCAGCGCATTGTGTACCCCCGCATCGACATCTACTACGGCGGCCATCGCTCGGGCCTCGCGACAGAcgcagtggcggcgctgcggcaggtcGTCGCGCTCCGTCTCAAGTACGTCGGAAACGCGAACCgtacggcggtggcggctgacgCCAACGTGCACGTCGAAGACGTCTTCAGCACCACCCGCCAATTCGATGAGGCGAAGTGGGAGTACAACACGTACTACGGCGTGTGCATCTTGTCTCAGCATGGCAAGACGCCGTTGTGGCCGACGTTCCTGCCGACCATGACGGAGTTCATCCGCGACATATCCGTGATTCGGCAGGTGGCGAGCTCGGCGGCTCTGCAGCGGCTCGCGACGCACAGACTCAACCTGCTCGAGCAGAAGTTCCTGCTTCACCTCTCCATGAATATCTCCAACGAGGCCggcaagagggaggagaaggagtggAACAACCGAGACTTCTTCACCGCCTACAAGGTGGACACAAACGTGCACACCGACGCCGGCTCCAACGCCCGCACGCTGCTGGAGTTCTTTGTGGACAAGGCCCTGAATCACAGCGAGGACGTCGTCTCCGAGCGCGATCATCACCCCGTCACGCTCAAGGAGCTGCTGAGCGAGTACGAGATTGACGTGCACCACATCACCGTTGACGAGCTTAACCACCGCCTGAACACGCACCCCGACCTGCGTGAAATCTTCCTGTCACCGTTTAACTTCATGCAAGGCCGTTACTTTGCCGAGCTGACGAAGCGGACTCTGGACATCTACGAGGAGGACGCCTTCAGCTATGCCGAGAACCGGCTCTCTATCACCGGTGCCTCCGAACAGGAGTGGTACGATCTGGCGCACTGGTTCGATTGCTACGGCATGGCCAGCTCGCGTAGCCGCTGGATGGTGTGCCTGCCGTGGCACTACCGCCGCCTACGCCGAAACGGAGTGCTGAAGAACTTCGGCGAGTTTCTCGACAATGTCTTCCACCCGCTGTGGGAGATCAGCATGCACCCGGCCAAGGACACAAAGTTCCACTACCTACTGGCGCACCTGTCCGGCTTTGACTGCGTCTCGGACGAATCGAAGATCAACCTGCCGCTCACGGACGTCTCTCCGCACGACTGGAACAGCGACTTGAACCCGCCGTACAGCTACTACATGTACTACATATGGGCGAATATCACGTCTCTTAACGAGTTCCGGGCCTCGCGCGGGCTGAGCACCTTCACACTGCGTCCGCAGTGCGGCGAGCGCGGCAGCATGGACCACCTCGTCAGCGGCTTCTGCTTGGCTAACAGCATCAACCACGGCGTCACGCTGGCGCGGCACCCCGTGCTGGAGTACATGTGGTACATTGCTCAGGTCGGCGTTGCAATGTCCCCGCTCAGCAACACATCTGGCGCCTCCGCCTACCTTGAGAACCCTTTCCCGGTCTTTTTTCATCGCGGCTTGAACGTTAGCCTCGCAACGAATCAGCCACTCTACTTTCACTTCACGCGTGAGCCGCTCGTGGAGGAGTACTCTATCGCCGCGAAGCTGTGGAAGTTCGAGCTGAATGACATGTCCGAAATCGCGCGCAACAGCGTCTTGCAGAGTGGTTTCTCGGCTGCGTGGAAGGAGAACGCGCTGGGTCCGCGGTATCAGCTGCGCTCTACCCTTGGCAACGACGTGCGTCGCAGCCGTGTGTCAGACATTCGCGTGGCGTACCGGTATGAAGTGTACCACACTGAGCTGAACTTCCTGGACGAAcagctcgccgccgcttctcccGGGTTCGCGGGGAGCTTGTCAGTGCCCGAgaccgcgccgccacctgcggaggcggacgcAAGCCAGGTGCATAAAAACAGCCTCTTAGGTGGCGTCTCTCGCTTTTCCACCGACGCTGGCTGTGAGCCTGCGTCTGGCGCCGGTAGGTCCCTAGCCCCCGCTGCATCGTCTCAGCGGATGCCTCGTGCCATGAAGCTGTTGGAAGAGGAGCTGGCCATTTGTGGGGACGCTTGGCAGGGAGTGGCATCGACTTCGCTGTTACCGACGTCCGCCACCAACGCGGATGGATCATTCACGTTTCCGCACACGACCAACTCCCGAAGTGTGCATCCGTCAGGGCTCAGCTCCTCGGCACTCATGCCAACGCCGTTGGCGTCACGGACGGCGCAGTTACGTGGAGAGATTCGACGGCTGGACGCGGAACTAACCCGCATGCGAGCTGTTTCGCTACAGGTGGCCGGCGAGAACAACTCGATCGCTGTGCAGGTGAACGCACTGCGCGAGCGGCTTCAGACCGAAGGGCTGACCATTCTGGGCGGTCTGTACGGCAGCGCGAACGAAGTGGAAATCGACCCGTCGTTGAACGGCGAGTCTGCGGTGACGGgggccgccgcggtggaagaggcggagggcggtggtgggcgaAAGTCGCTCTAA
- a CDS encoding putative GPI transamidase component Tta1: MPNSPSRTKSTAVMAAPSETWRRNSTNSFAALSAFIFLVVIGVHWTTVSREHVELPMDRVLADLRASCSTLEDTPALTSASLPPAFYGLGVWVDSPALLPSVHAALALMKERLADVLNTAAAAVPLPTHTLYTFVRLQSQVRDEVVAALVTEAQSGRSLSAKRVMRRLEHLTNEQQLGLPTLKHAFLPEVGQEVELLGLSLFSVPASALPGDAASKVQCFVADVRQAYCVLPVEEPDASNVAASSRARYSAASLTPLSYRLRAASLEAEVRAALLSVVTQQTGLASFKPADVAAWKQSREHQGCLYTITSATSTMRSIAANTNMAVPQSTERMFAVLERHVRSGSFLRAARAADDLQFHPSLTPQLYIPWDHSLISQLIVLLPMVSCTLLAARSLVEERWHSRARAKAAAQAQDAKKGQ; encoded by the coding sequence ATGCCGAACAGTCCTAGTAGAACGAAGTCGACGGcagtgatggcggcgccgtccgAGACGTGGCGGCGCAACTCTACAAACAGCTTTGCGGCACTCAGCGCATTCATATTTCTTGTCGTCATCGGTGTACATTGGACGACGGTGAGTCGTGAGCATGTAGAGCTGCCGATGGATCGCGTTCTGGCAGACCTGCGGGCGAGCTGCTCCACTCTGGAAGACACCCCCGCCTTGACCTCTGCCTCACTCCCTCCCGCATTTTACGGACTGGGTGTTTGGGTGGACTCTCCGGCGTTGCTGCCCAGCGTACACGCGGCGCTTGCCTTGATGAAGGAGCGGTTGGCAGACGTCCTGaacaccgccgctgcagctgtccCGCTTCCGACGCACACACTTTATACCTTTGTGCGCCTGCAGTCGCAGGTGCGGGACGAGGTGGTTGCTGCACTCGTCACGGAAGCACAGAGTGGACGCTCCCTTAGCGCGAAGCGGGTGATGCGGAGGCTGGAGCACTTGACAAACGAACAGCAGCTCGGCTTGCCGACGCTGAAACATGCCTTTCTGCCTGAGGTTGGCcaggaggtggagctgctTGGCCTGTCACTCTTCAGTGTTCCGGCGTCTGCGCTGCCAGGGGATGCAGCGAGCAAGGTGCAGTGCTTCGTCGCTGACGTGCGGCAAGCGTACTGCGTCCTTCCCGTGGAGGAACCGGATGCCTCCAATGTTGCGGCCTCCAGTAGGGCGCGTTATTCAGCAGCTTCTCTCACACCTTTGTCGTACCGACTGCGGGCCGCCTCACTGGAGGCcgaggtgcgcgcggcgctTCTCTCTGTCGTGACACAGCAGACCGGCTTGGCTTCTTTCAAGCCGGCCGACGTGGCGGCCTGGAAGCAGTCGCGGGAGCATCAAGGGTGCCTGTACACCATCACCTCCGCGACGAGCACGATGCGCTCCATTGCGGCAAACACCAACATGGCCGTCCCACAAAGCACGGAGCGCATGTTCGCAGTCTTGGAGCGTCATGTGCGATCCGGCTCCTTCCTGCGAGccgcgcgtgccgccgacgACCTGCAGTTCCACCCATCGCTCACCCCACAGCTGTACATTCCGTGGGACCATTCGCTCATCTCACAGTTgattgtgctgctgccgatggTGTCCTGCACGCTACTGgccgcgcgctctctcgtgGAGGAACGCTGGCACAGCCGCGCTCGCGCAAAGGCCGCCGCTCAGGCACAGGATGCGAAGAAAGGCCAGTGA